Proteins co-encoded in one Malus sylvestris chromosome 9, drMalSylv7.2, whole genome shotgun sequence genomic window:
- the LOC126581941 gene encoding GDSL esterase/lipase 5-like codes for MEKQSSVSVVLFLHAALLISTCFGSKSWSSKKQVALFIFGDSYLDSGNNNYINTTTLDQANFWPYGETYFKFPTGRFSDGRLMSDFIAEYAHLPFVPPFLQPGFRQYYGGANFASAGAGALVETFQGEVINLKTQLKYYKKVETWFRHKLGDVEAKVTLSRGVYLVNIGTNDYISPFLTNSPMLKSYSHSRYVEMVIGNLTSVIQEIYSGGGRKFGVINLLDSGCLPGVRIIKPENNGSCLKEVSSLAKLHNKALSKLLIQLGNQLEGFKYSLYDLNSNLRKRIRHPSKYGFKEGKTACCGTGQFRGVFSCGGKRTVKKFELCEDPNEYVFWDSLHLTEKVYKQFANEMWSGRPLNSKSTTGLYSLKDLFQDL; via the exons ATGGAAAAGCAAAGCTCTGTTTCCGTCGTTTTGTTTCTTCATGCAGCACTACTGATCTCAACTTGTTTTGGAAGCAAATCCTGGTCTTCAAAAAAACAAGTTGCCTTGTTCATCTTCGGAGACTCTTACTTAGATTCTGGCAACAACAACTACATCAACACTACAACTCTCGACCAAGCAAATTTCTGGCCATATGGAGAAACCTACTTCAAGTTCCCAACTGGAAGATTCTCCGACGGACGTTTGATGTCAGACTTTATTG CTGAGTACGCTCACCTGCCATTTGTTCCACCCTTTCTTCAACCGGGATTTCGCCAATATTATGGTGGCGCGAATTTCGCATCTGCCGGAGCTGGAGCTCTGGTGGAGACTTTTCAAGGCGAG GTCATTAACCTTAAAACACAACTGAAGTATTACAAGAAGGTAGAGACCTGGTTCAGACACAAGTTAGGCGATGTTGAAGCCAAAGTGACACTTTCAAGAGGCGTCTACTTGGTCAACATTGGAACCAACGATTACATAAGCCCTTTCCTAACCAACTCTCCCATGTTAAAGTCCTACTCTCACTCACGATACGTCGAAATGGTTATCGGCAACTTGACGAGCGTCATCCAA GAAATTTATTCCGGAGGGGGTAGGAAATTTGGGGTCATCAATTTGCTGGACTCGGGTTGTCTTCCGGGGGTCAGAATAATCAAGCCTGAAAATAATGGTAGCTGCTTAAAAGAGGTTTCGTCACTTGCCAAATTGCATAACAAAGCTCTCTCCAAACTTCTCATTCAACTTGGAAACCAGTTGGAGGGTTTCAAATATTCACTCTACGACTTGAACAGCAATCTTAGAAAGAGAATCAGGCATCCCTCTAAATATG GTTTTAAGGAAGGGAAAACAGCATGTTGCGGAACAGGTCAGTTTAGAGGAGTATTTAGCTGTGGAGGGAAAAGAACAGTGAAGAAGTTTGAGTTGTGTGAGGATCCAAATGAATATGTGTTTTGGGACTCTTTGCATCTCACTGAGAAGGTCTACAAGCAATTTGCCAATGAAATGTGGAGTGGCCGGCCATTGAACTCCAAGTCCACGACAGGTCTATACAGTCTCAAGGATCTCTTCCAAGACTTGTAA
- the LOC126581942 gene encoding GDSL esterase/lipase 2-like yields MANSSFQVSCVFVFCTCLGLLVTAQSRGQFVFEKPVPVFFFGDSFFDAGNNNYVNTTFRANYWPYGETFFKNPTGRFSDGRLISDFIAEYAELPFIPPYLQPGNDQFTYGANFASAGAGALVETSQGLVIDLHSQLSYFKSVRKSLNRKLGDEQTKTLLSRAVYLFSVGGNDYTFPFEKNSSVLGPHPHEEFVGLVIGNITAVIKEIYREGGRNFGFLGLDPLACLPYSRAVVEGQNGGGCFDKITPYVKLHNKLLPKLLQKLEREFKGFRFSLSQIYEFLTERISHPSKYGFEEGKVACCGSGPYRGIYSCGGKRGTKEYDLCKNVSEYVYFDSGHPTERVFQQIADQFWNGTPNSTVSYNLKTLFETKY; encoded by the exons ATGGCAAATTCAAGCTTCCAAGTCTCTTGTGTCTTTGTTTTTTGTACATGCCTTGGCCTTCTCGTCACAGCACAAAGCCGCGGCCAATTTGTGTTTGAAAAACCTGTACCCGTTTTCTTCTTTGGGGATTCATTTTTTGATGCTGGAAATAATAACTACGTCAACACTACTTTTCGGGCAAATTACTGGCCATATGGTGAAACCTTCTTCAAGAACCCAACCGGAAGATTTTCTGATGGTCGACTAATTTCAGATTTTATTG CTGAGTATGCAGAGTTGCCATTTATTCCACCGTATCTACAACCTGGAAATGATCAATTTACATATGGTGCAAACTTTGCATCTGCAGGAGCTGGTGCTTTGGTCGAAACAAGCCAAGGTTTG GTGATAGATCTTCATTCTCAACTTTCATATTTCAAGAGCGTTAGGAAGTCGTTGAACCGGAAACTAGGGGATGAACAAACCAAGACCCTGCTATCAAGAGCTGTTTACTTGTTTAGCGTCGGAGGCAACGATTACACTTTCCCTTTCGAGAAAAACTCCAGTGTGCTCGGACCCCACCCTCACGAGGAATTTGTTGGCCTTGTGATAGGAAATATCACTGCAGTGATCAAA GAAATATAtagagaaggaggaaggaattTTGGGTTTCTTGGTCTTGATCCTCTTGCTTGTTTACCATATTCAAGAGCAGTTGTTGAGGGACAAAATGGTGGTGGCTGCTTTGACAAAATCACACCATACGTAAAACTACACAACAAATTACTTCCCAAACTCCTACAGAAGCTAGAGAGAGAATTCAAGGGATTCAGATTCTCACTTTCCCAAATCTATGAGTTTCTGACAGAAAGAATAAGTCACCCCTCTAAATATG GTTTTGAGGAAGGGAAAGTGGCATGCTGTGGAAGTGGTCCGTATCGAGGAATTTATAGCTGTGGAGGCAAGAGAGGAACCAAAGAGTATGACCTGTGTAAGAACGTCAGTGAATATGTCTACTTTGATTCTGGTCATCCAACTGAAAGGGTCTTTCAACAGATTGCCGACCAATTCTGGAATGGAACTCCCAACTCTACCGTGTCTTACAATTTGAAAACACTATTTGAAACTAAGTATTAA